A genomic region of Alicyclobacillus sp. SO9 contains the following coding sequences:
- a CDS encoding DUF4352 domain-containing protein produces MKTKLVLLSVALPVLLVAGCGTAKNAATTGSTKTTTNSAKKKTTEPKKTAVKMGQWATAGKLTFKVNSMKYESKLPESSMGAPSANGGKWLILNVSIKNKDSKTRTIDTTMFKLFKGKTSYNASSEADIFINKNSSFFLKQLNSGLSAKGNIAFNVPKKETYQLQVGSGMFESTTKMIELKK; encoded by the coding sequence ATGAAAACAAAGCTAGTTCTTCTATCCGTTGCACTGCCGGTTTTACTAGTTGCGGGTTGTGGAACGGCCAAAAATGCCGCAACGACAGGGAGCACCAAAACAACGACTAATTCTGCAAAGAAAAAAACAACGGAGCCGAAAAAGACAGCGGTGAAGATGGGGCAGTGGGCAACTGCTGGCAAGCTCACATTTAAGGTAAATTCAATGAAGTACGAATCAAAGCTGCCTGAATCCTCCATGGGCGCTCCGAGCGCGAACGGCGGAAAATGGCTCATCTTGAACGTGAGTATTAAAAACAAGGATTCCAAAACACGTACCATCGACACAACCATGTTTAAACTATTTAAAGGGAAGACAAGTTATAACGCTAGTTCCGAAGCTGATATCTTTATAAATAAAAATAGTTCGTTCTTTCTCAAACAATTGAACTCGGGTCTGTCTGCAAAAGGGAACATAGCGTTTAACGTCCCCAAAAAGGAGACATACCAACTGCAGGTAGGAAGTGGCATGTTTGAAAGCACGACCAAGATGATTGAATTAAAGAAATAA
- a CDS encoding DUF4064 domain-containing protein translates to MKVASMVLGIVGSVFGVIAAITAMFIGGVGGAFGANGASTITSLGWGALFASIVGLIGSILVSGKPKVAAVLMLIGGIAGIISVSYFYILPGILLIIPGIMSFFVKPKTSKSSQSASM, encoded by the coding sequence ATGAAAGTCGCATCAATGGTCTTGGGAATTGTTGGGTCCGTATTTGGAGTGATTGCAGCAATTACCGCAATGTTTATTGGAGGAGTCGGAGGCGCGTTCGGAGCCAATGGCGCCAGTACAATCACAAGTCTAGGATGGGGTGCCTTATTTGCTTCAATTGTAGGCCTTATAGGTTCAATTCTAGTTAGTGGAAAGCCTAAAGTTGCTGCTGTCTTAATGCTCATTGGAGGAATTGCAGGGATTATCTCTGTGTCCTACTTCTACATACTCCCTGGCATACTCCTGATTATTCCCGGAATCATGAGCTTCTTTGTGAAACCAAAGACAAGCAAATCTTCTCAGTCAGCCTCGATGTAA
- a CDS encoding helix-turn-helix domain-containing protein, with the protein MANFPERLSTLIKSKGVQKKELAEKLGISYRNLRHYELGERKPDFDGLTKLADFFDVSVDYLVGRSDDPNPDKETDPEQAEFLRWVEENLEGSFYYDFKSSPDDAKRHMMETLRLVWEREKGRKPRQKQGE; encoded by the coding sequence ATGGCCAATTTTCCTGAACGCCTGTCTACCTTGATCAAATCGAAAGGCGTACAGAAGAAGGAACTTGCCGAGAAGCTTGGCATTTCATATAGAAACTTGAGACATTACGAACTTGGAGAGCGCAAGCCGGACTTTGATGGTCTGACTAAATTAGCCGATTTTTTCGACGTGTCTGTAGATTATCTTGTTGGTCGATCTGACGATCCGAACCCAGATAAAGAGACGGACCCAGAGCAAGCCGAGTTCCTTCGATGGGTCGAAGAGAACCTGGAGGGCAGCTTTTACTACGACTTCAAGAGCTCACCTGACGATGCCAAGCGGCACATGATGGAGACATTACGACTTGTGTGGGAACGAGAGAAAGGGCGTAAGCCTAGGCAGAAGCAGGGGGAGTGA